The following coding sequences lie in one Blastopirellula retiformator genomic window:
- a CDS encoding 2OG-Fe(II) oxygenase, with protein MTNKQRQLDWSSIGQHLDADGYAVVDLLSPQQCAASVAAFDQDSLFRKHVVMQEQGYGQGEYKYFAYPLPEAIAQLRNDLYPGLAAIANRWNEKLAIDVRFPETHSRFLTRCHDAGQRKPTPLLLRYESGDFNCLHQDVYGEHVFPLQVAILLSDRGNDFTGGEFLLTEESPQMQTRAEVVPLGRGQGVIFPVRHRPQVGGEEAGRFEMRHGVSRIRTGRRHTLGIIFHDAT; from the coding sequence ATGACGAACAAACAAAGGCAGCTTGATTGGAGCTCGATTGGCCAGCACTTGGACGCCGATGGCTATGCGGTTGTTGATCTGCTGTCACCCCAACAGTGCGCCGCTTCCGTCGCCGCTTTCGACCAGGATTCCCTCTTTCGCAAGCATGTGGTGATGCAGGAGCAAGGATACGGTCAGGGAGAATACAAGTACTTCGCCTATCCGCTGCCAGAGGCGATCGCCCAGCTGCGGAACGATCTTTATCCCGGTCTGGCCGCGATCGCCAATCGTTGGAACGAGAAGCTGGCGATCGACGTCCGCTTCCCGGAGACGCATTCGCGGTTCTTAACTCGCTGTCACGATGCGGGACAGCGAAAGCCGACCCCATTGCTGCTGCGATACGAATCAGGCGACTTCAATTGCTTGCACCAGGACGTCTACGGCGAGCATGTCTTCCCGTTGCAGGTCGCAATTCTGCTCAGCGATCGCGGCAATGATTTTACTGGGGGCGAGTTTCTGTTGACCGAGGAGAGCCCGCAAATGCAGACGCGAGCCGAGGTCGTACCGTTGGGTCGAGGGCAGGGGGTGATCTTCCCAGTGCGGCATCGGCCGCAGGTTGGTGGGGAAGAAGCCGGTAGGTTCGAGATGCGACATGGGGTGAGCCGCATTCGCACGGGCCGGCGACATACGCTGGGGATCATTTTTCATGACGCGACGTAA
- a CDS encoding DUF1501 domain-containing protein: protein MHDSQRQLANLLSRRLFLGQAGTALGAAALMSLGESTLQAATRSAAAKAKRVIYLCQSGAPSQHDLFDYKPMLAERQGEELPDSIRGGQRLTGMTADQTTFPLTPSIFPFAQHGARGAWFSSAVPQMAKLADDACFVHSMHTEAINHDPAMTLLQTGTQQPGRPSLGAWVSYGLGSENADLPAFVVLISRGSSLGNQQPLADKLWGSAFLPAEHQGMKFRGAGDPILYLGDPAGVSRKSRGQMIAAVAELNRLEARSIPDPEIEARIAQYELAYRMQASAPELVDFRNEPEATFKLYGEEARKPGTFAANCLLARRLAERDIRFIQLYHRGWDQHLHLPRDLARQCRDVDQASAALVQDLKDRGLLEDTLVVWGGEFGRTAYCQGELTVDDYGRDHHPRCYTIWMAGGGIRPGIQYGQTDEFGYNVVENPVHIHDLNATILHQLGVNHLDLTYRYQGRDFRLTDIAGNVVSDILQS from the coding sequence ATGCATGACTCACAGCGACAACTCGCCAACTTGCTCAGCCGCCGGCTTTTTTTAGGCCAGGCCGGTACGGCGCTCGGCGCAGCTGCGCTAATGTCTCTTGGCGAATCTACCTTGCAAGCGGCGACCCGATCGGCGGCCGCCAAGGCAAAGCGAGTCATCTACCTTTGTCAGTCTGGGGCGCCGTCGCAGCACGATCTGTTCGACTACAAGCCGATGTTGGCCGAGCGGCAGGGCGAGGAACTGCCCGACTCGATCCGTGGAGGCCAGAGGCTGACCGGGATGACCGCCGATCAGACGACCTTTCCGCTGACGCCCAGCATTTTTCCGTTTGCGCAGCATGGCGCTCGCGGCGCCTGGTTCAGCTCGGCCGTGCCGCAGATGGCCAAGCTGGCGGACGACGCCTGCTTCGTCCACTCGATGCATACCGAGGCGATCAATCACGACCCGGCGATGACGTTGCTGCAGACCGGCACGCAACAACCCGGCCGGCCCAGTCTGGGCGCGTGGGTCAGCTATGGCTTGGGAAGCGAAAACGCCGACTTGCCGGCGTTTGTTGTCTTGATCTCGCGCGGCAGCAGTCTCGGCAACCAGCAGCCGCTGGCCGACAAGCTGTGGGGGAGCGCGTTCCTACCGGCCGAGCATCAAGGGATGAAGTTTCGCGGCGCGGGAGATCCGATCCTCTACCTGGGCGATCCGGCCGGCGTCTCGCGAAAGTCGCGAGGGCAGATGATCGCGGCGGTCGCCGAGTTAAATCGGCTTGAGGCGCGGTCGATACCAGATCCCGAGATCGAGGCCCGCATCGCTCAGTACGAGTTGGCCTATCGCATGCAGGCGTCAGCGCCCGAGTTGGTTGATTTCCGCAACGAGCCAGAAGCGACCTTTAAACTGTACGGCGAAGAGGCGCGGAAACCGGGCACTTTCGCGGCGAACTGTTTGCTGGCCCGGCGTTTGGCCGAGCGCGACATCCGCTTTATCCAGCTCTATCATCGAGGCTGGGATCAGCATTTGCACCTGCCACGCGATCTGGCGCGGCAATGTCGCGACGTCGATCAGGCGTCAGCGGCGCTAGTGCAGGACTTGAAGGACCGCGGACTACTGGAAGATACGCTGGTCGTCTGGGGTGGCGAATTCGGCAGGACCGCCTATTGCCAGGGGGAGCTGACGGTCGATGACTACGGTCGCGATCATCATCCTCGCTGCTATACGATCTGGATGGCTGGCGGCGGTATTCGCCCCGGCATCCAATATGGCCAGACCGACGAGTTTGGCTACAACGTCGTCGAGAACCCGGTCCACATCCACGATCTGAACGCGACGATCTTGCATCAACTGGGGGTCAACCACTTAGATTTGACCTATCGCTATCAGGGACGTGATTTTCGCCTGACCGACATTGCCGGCAACGTGGTCAGCGATATTCTGCAGTCGTAG